CGAAGCTTTAGAATGAGCGATATGGAATCCAACAGCGCCTGGACAAAAGCACGTGGAAGACATTACACACCCAACCAGGCTCTTGGGAAGAGGGATGAAGCAGCCGATGAGGTAGCCACCGCCGGAATAAATGCTGTGCTCAAGTCGATCGGACTGGGAAATGGTAGGAAAAACACATCActgaatgaaattttccacttccacgcacacaaacacacactcatacttACACAGCGTCAGTGAACGGCAATAGTTGGTTGGACAGCTTCACGACCTTGAGACGGGAATCGTCCACCACGCTGTTGTCCATAATGCGGGAGACGAAAAGGGCCTGTTTATCGCTCTGGTAGCGCAATATCGCCCAACCGAGCGGCTCTCGGTGCTGATCCCGCAGCACGGACACATCCCTCAGGAGGCCATACGTCCCAAACAGTTCGCGCAGCCGCACCGCTCCGAACGACTGCCCCAAGCCGGACACGCGCACGTACCCACCGAGGAATCGGTTCGTCTGCAGGCGCTGGAACTCGGCCGGCGAAACTGGTGCTCCACCGTGCACGGTGTAAGAATGTCGCACGCGGAGCGCAAACCCATCGCCCATATCCCATCCGTTGAGCTGCAAGTGTGCCTCCTCCGTGTCCATGGCCGACCTAAACGACACATACGCCTCACGGTACCCGTACACGCTCCGGCCCATTACAATTTGCATCACCCGGCCTATCCGACCGAAAAGCTCGTGTAGTACTTCCTCGTCGATCCATTCGCTGAAATTGGTAACGTGCAGCTCGGTGGACGTCAGGATTGGCCGACTGGTGGTAGTAAAGCTGGCCGCCGCGTACATCCGAGTGCCCGCCAGCCAAGCACCGTTCAGGTGACGGGCCGCGTTCTCCAGCGGTTCTGGCTGGTCGTAAACGACGATTGCGCTTTTTACTGCGCCGGGGAATGTGGGGGGCGAGCAGATCATCTCCCGAAAGGGGCCATATAGGTTCAACAACATACCAAGCATTCTATCGTCGTAAAACGAGCTAATGTTGcccaaaaacagacaaaagcGCTTATTCCGCGCAAATGCTTCTGGAAGTGGCACAACGCTGGCCGACCTGTCACGCACTTGGTCTGAAAAGAGTAACACACAtatccaccacacacacggacaAGCACGGTAGCAAATTAGCTCCAACTTTTTGAATATATTTATGATGAAGCTTACCTCCTGTGTAACTATGCATGatgttgtttagtttttgttttccactcgCACTACAAAAGAAATCACTTACGAAATATGCATTCATCTTGCATCGAACTTTCCTCACCGAGCTGCCGTATTGAAGTGACGAACCGAAAGGAAGCGACAGCAACATGCTGGTACACTGAAACACTCTCGCTGACCGACGCATTTGTGGGAGATTGAGAGAGACGTTGTCCCTGTTCGCTCTCATTTGAGCGCTGCGTCCGATGTACTGCAATATGCGCAAAAATGCACTCGCACATATCGGTTGAGTGTATTGCACTTTTCAGCAATACCAACAAGTTAAggttgtgtttgtgagttTCGCTGAGCAGCGGCCGTTTAACGTCATTAGTAAAAGCTCGTGATGCCCAACACAATTAACATGCTTTCTCGTTCTTCCCAACAGATCATCAAACCTGCCAGAGTGAGACAGCATGCTGGCCGTGTTGCTTGGGTGATATTTTATCCcgtttatgaattattttgcgGTGGTGCCGGAATGGATCATATTCCTGATCTTAAGAATGTCTTTCaaatgtatttgtttgtataaatgtgtatgtgttacgCGAAAACGTCATCCATACGCGCGAGCTGAACTGGACGGTCACGGAGAGCGTgagagtgcgagtgtgtgtatttgcagaATCACCACAGTTTTTGTGTTGATTAAAGATGTTCAAAACGGATCGTTTGATCGTTTGAGAATGATGATCCGATAAATTATTCTTGCTCACTTGCTCACATGGCCATGATCGGCCTCTATTTCCCTCAGCAAAGCGGTGAACCGGATCTATCAAACATTAATCCATGTTTGACTTGCTCACTTTACAGATCCGGATCATTCGACCGGATTCGGATCTGATCACACATCTTTAGTTTTGCAAAAACTTTTCGATGCATATAGTGGAATGCATTACAATTTACAAATGCAGATTTACAATTCACAGCGTATTTACGACAACACCTTCgaaacttcaccttgtcaacTTGTTTTCGTGGATAgtgaaattttattaaaacattaataCATTCGGTAGGTTAATAAATAAGGCCACAGTTGCTTAGGCCCTCTATGGGCCTTTTGTATTATTTGATTTGCGCGTTTGCTAGGTAGGTGGTGGCTTAGCTCTCATCTTCGCTTCCTCCGATTTCTGCGACGGATTGAAGCTGGTGGACGCGTTCATTCGGCAGCCTAGCATCCACACGCCGTTCAGCTGACCGGCGGCATGGTTCACCTGATCCCTCCGGCCGTACTCAATCTTTGCCATCCCGAGGCCATTGCCGTGCGCGTCTTGCGGGTACAGAATGCTTAGGATGGTGCCGTATCGATTGAGCATGTTGGATAGGTGATTCTTCGTCACAGCTGGGCTAATGTTGGTGAGGTAAAGCGCATGCGGCGTGACAGTTGCTGCGCGAAAGGACGATTCtagaaacagcaacaaaaaagtttaGATTGATTCAGCGCTGGATCCATCTACAGGTGGCTTACCGAGTGTAAAAGAGTCGGGGCTCGCTTGGTTCATTGTGGCTTTAGGCGCGATCGGTACACGTGTTGATGGTGCTTAATGTTTCcaggaaaaacaacacacacatggagagagaaaaaccgCCCTAACCGGACAGCGAAACTGTACCGCAACTGTGATGGCGGATGAgttgtgtaaatgtgtgtgattgtaaTGGGCTGACACAGTAGACTGAACAAGCCACGGTGGAGTGTGTGCGTTTATTTGTTCGGAATAGTGGCTGACTTTTAGTTGCGTATGGTGAGAGTGTGAAACAGCCAAGCGTGATCATCAACACTCACTGGTGTACGTGCAGGAAGCAAATAGCCATCGCTCTTGTAAATCGCTCGCGGAGAGCAACTAGTGCAGGAGAGACAGTGGCTATACTAAAAGTGGCAGATCGGTGTGCAGGGCGTACACTGGGACAGAAGTGTCAAACGTTTGCTTTGCTAGTTGTGTACGTATGCGTAATTCAGTATACAGTTACAGTAGTCTTTCGATTGCGATACGAATTGTGAAACATCGAGCTAAACGGAGAATGGATCTCAAGTGCAGAAAAAGAGTTTATCATTGGTTTAGAGAAAGTGTCGACTAATTAGGATCGGTACGGGAAGGATCGGTGAAAATTGATATAGTCATGGAATCGCATACAAGATTGTGGCCAAACACTCCCGATGATAGTGGGAATGCGAGCACCCGGCCCTCCCGCTTTCGCCCATTGTTTGTCGTTGTGCTACATGCGGTGACGGTTCTAATATTCAACAAAAGTGAGTGAATTTTAGGGAGTTTTGGATATCCGATTGGACATCCGATGTCGTTGCTGTTGGCGATGCAGGGTTACTCACACGTTACTACAGTGATGACAATCTCGGTTACGGTTCAAAATATTCTCGCGGGCTGCAGTTTAGCGGCagcgagggggggggaggtcaATCAGCAAAAATCATCAAGTTCTTACTCTGGGAGCTATAATCTTATCCACATTTTTTCGTAGCCTCCTATAATTAGTTCATGAAATTCACATCATTTATTTCAGTGGGGGTCGCCCCTACTCGGAAATTCAATAATTCACATTCAATTGCTCCAGATACCTGCTAACTTTCAGGCTACCTGgatagtttagtttagtttagtttagtttattaatcgatggactatgaagccctctcgagtcaaaatttgtttacaatacattacattagataacgaacagaacatttatatattgttattgttgaacgcATTCCGAACACTTAAAAGTGAAGTCAGTTCCGTTATTGTCATCCCAGGCTCATAAATATCGTTAGCTGAATTTAATAGACGGCACATACAAAGAAGGGGGTTGCGAGAGCCAAATGTTGTTCGGGTTTTAGCGACTGCCAGCATTGGTCGGCGACGGAGTATTCTGGCAGGAACATAGAGGTGAATCCTTGAAAGCAGCTCGGGACAGTCGATGGTTCCGTTTAAGATTCCCGTGATAAATGCTAGTCTGGTGTGCTCAACACGTTCGGCGAGAGGCGGGATTCCAAGCAGCAGACACCTAGTTCTGTAGTCGAGACGACGCGGCCAATCACGAAGGGCGAAGCGCGTTGCCTTCCGTTGAATGGACTCTAGCCGCGCAAGTGCCCGAGTAGATGCTGGCCACCAAACAATGCTAGCATATTCCAGCAGTGGTCTGATAACTGCGCAGTACAGTGTCTTGAAACACATAGGATCACGAAGCTCGCGCGTCATGTTTATGACCAAGCCAAGTAGACGATTGCCACTAGCGACTACTTGGTCTATCTGTTCTTCGAAGGAGAGTTTAGCATCTAGGAGGACTCCTAGATCCTTTACACAGTTCACTCTTTCGAGGTTCTGACCATCAAGCGTATAATTAAACAGCGCTGGAGCTCTTGAACGGCTGAATGAGATTATGGCGCATTTATCGATACAGACGCTTAGtgcattacgcttgcaccaggaGACAAATTCAGTCAAAGTGGCTTGAAGTTGAAGATGGTCCTCGGGCTCACGGATTTCACGATAGATTTTAGCATCATCTGCGTAGAGTAGGCAACTATTATCCGGGAGTGCCGTGCACAAGTCGCTTATGTAGAGCAGAAACAACAGAGGccccaggttgctgccctgggGTACGCCGGAAGAGGCACCGATAGATCTAGATTGGTGGGAGCCCATTCtaactgcatatgaacgaCCACATAAATACGATTTCATCCACTTTACAAGGGGTGGTGATAATCCAAGTCTATCAAGTTTTGCCAGAAGAATGTTGTTAGTTCTTTAATCCTCGTAGATTGCCTTCACACAATGACACACGAAGTACAAATGCTGCATTTTGACAACGGTAATGACCAATAACGAAATAAATTATCTCTACATCGGCAAATATTGGTTAGATATGTGGCTGTTTTGGTGAGGAAAAGAGACTACCAGCATACAGTCGACCTCATACAGTTCATaccttttttgtgtacttGGCTTTTCAtggtttttaaataaatcgaACTGATTTTTGCATAACCATATCTAAAGAGTTCCCTCATCAGCTTTCCAGAAAGTCggaaaatgagtgaaaatatcCCATTGGGTCCAACATAAGAGTGCTCTCAGGAAACAACTACTAAAACACTTGCTACATGCCATCTTCGCGGAAACCTTCCCAAACAAGTAGCTATGCGTAACTATTAAAACTGAACCTTCTTCTTCAGTGGATACACATTGACACACCCGTTTTTCTAATAATTTACAATCAATTTCTGCTTCATTCAAATAACTGCCAGATTGAGAGCCTTCGCGGGCCGTATGTTTGACATGTCTGCGTTATTACATCGTTGATGAAAATAAAGGAACTCTGCACGAACGGGAAGAACTCGACAGGAATAAGATGGTATTGTATCACAAATTGAGTAGCAACCAAGGTTGGTAGACCCTCTATTGAGTTACAAATAAATACGTTAAATAATTTGGAATGGAGTAATAAATAaatgggccggtctggtggtacattCGTCAACTCGTGCGACTTAACAAcgtgcccatcatgggttcaagccccgaaaagaccgaagaagaataaataaatggaaTGTAGCTAAACCACCCAGCTGCATGTGGGGTTAACATTTTATATTGTGTTTAATATGGTgcaaatgtttttaataaaaaaaaataaaaataggtcATTTTGGACCGTCCACAAAGACATCGGACGGGTAGTGGTTTATATACAAATGATATTGCAATATTTTCACCTTATTGTTTCTTGGATTACTGATTGTGTTTGCTTACAACTTTATTACTAATAAATGCtgaaatatttgattttcttattttcgttcttagatttgttttaattacaaGCTCTTAAATGTTGCTCGGCCTGTCTGTTTGTAACCTTGGGGTTCATTATCCGAGCATTGTCCGATTTCAATGATCCTCCTTACTGAATTGttataattgtttatttctcgTTCAATTGATAACAGTGATCCCTGTCTGATTTTTATCTAATCTAAGTTTAATGTCATTAGATGGATCAACTTAATAACTCGTTTCGAAGGCGATTTTCAAAAGATTGTGATGAGGATTCAAAATCGAAAGTATGACATGCTTCATCAATCATGAAGACCCAAAATATGGAGCTGAGGGTGTCTCCAGAGACATATCCGATTTGATTACGGTCCAGGGCAAGCAGCGCACGGGAACGAAGCTGAACTGTGAGCGCATAAAAGTTGAACTGCTGAAGCAGGAATGGACATTCGATGTTACTTTGCAGTGAACTAGCCATAAACAGTTGTTGCGTGGTGCGGCGTCTGCGGGGCGGTTGCAGTCCGAGGAGTAGAAGTCGCGTTTCAGAAGGTAGTAACTGAAGGGTGTCCAAGGTAACAGGCGTGATGCATATCGGGATAAACATGAGGGCATACAGACAACACAGCCAAGgtaacattttaaatcttatcataGTTTTAACGTTGTTGTTACGGTTATTCCATTAAGCCTccctttttcatttgaatgtctTATATGACCTATCAAGACTATAATAAAACTCTCTTAAGACTGATAAGGCCCATCTACAAAACTCTGTTAAGACTACTTGTTAAAACCATATCTAGACTTTTAAGATGTGAGgcgtaaataaattatcaaaattacaGCTTATTGCTATGGATATGTTCTTGAGACGGCAATGAAGTAATGATTATGAAGTCATAATAATGGTTGATAATTATTTGAGAATTATGatgttgtctttttttctgattCTATAATTGCTCGCGTTTGAGCAGAAATCCATGCGAAGAAAATTTCATtgttgaaatacatttttataatttgaaaACTATTGAAGCGCCTATAGATCTTTTCCGTTTGaacatatctttaaaaaataatttaaaaaatattaaaacattaaaaattaaagtaaaaaatttaaagatttaaatttaaatttttaagatttaaaaatatcttttGTTTGAAACGCTCTCAATTTGCACCGAAAGCTATTTCAAGGCTGTGCCATAATAAACATGACGAAAAAAACTTTTGGaaaattgccatttttctaTTTGCCTTGTAAATTATGAATTGGTTTATCTACACATCAACATGACTGACATATTTTTAATACACAAATCAACAATCTTATGCATTAAAATGGATTCCTTTGGCTTAAGATCAAGAGGACTTTCTTGATCAAAAGTTCAGTCGAATGGTAGGACTGTATGTGTGGCTAAGATAGTTTTAAACAGCACATAGCTTCAGCAAGCACTTGTGCAGACTAACACAGTTTTGAGACTCTTCACGTACAGGTAGTGTTCGAGATACGCGGATCCTGGTATATGCAAATTTACACCATCGTGGGTTtctgaatttgacagttctttgcacaaattttattgatttgataCAGTATCAGTTAATAGCAACATGATTGAATAATAACCACCCACTGCAAGCAATAGGAAAAGAAACGAttcgaaacgaaagaaagccTTCAGAACGTTTCAAAGTTGTAACAACTTTAAAGACTGTTAAGCATCTTCAAAATACATGTTAAAGCTACTAGCATGTTATAggacttagtacactcatagtAAAACATTCTTTAGACATGTTTAAGTGTAAAAGCTTTAGGAAATGTTTCTTGGGAGGCGTATTCGAGTCCTGGACGGATAATATCAAAAcataatgttttgtttcagaTCGGGTCTTAGAATTCTTTTTGTTATGGCCAGctgtgccgacccctggacttaccgtggcagttgcgctgccaccggtcaccGTCCAGGACAACACACTGGATGCACattgtcgcacacactaagcagcgcaaggctAAGTGTGTGCCAAGCGCACAAGCAGAGTGTGTTTGggagccgatcgagcaggaggtctcggcaggggcggtcggtgcggctggtgcgcggccactgcacgttttattttaaagtgtattatttattataggtttcattatttatattgtgtgttttataaGTGTAATGAATAAATGGAAATGTGTCAAACACAACACTTTTATTACCTGAAACAACAGACCAAGAAACTGATTACCTTCTTCGCTTGTTGGTCAAAGGACAGTTTTGAATCAAGTATGATACCGAGATCCCTAATTCCATTAGTTCTATTGGTAAACCATTAACAGTGTAGCTGGTGTTCCTGATTTCTCGTGCTCTTGTGgatgaaataaatcaacagtTTATTGCACAATAAATTAACAGGACAGTTGCGATTGCACCATTGGTGGAAATCGGATAGGTATTGCTGTTGAGGGCCAATTCCCAACGCACTACCTtttcatcgacttcaaggcggcctacgaCACCATAGACCGGAAGGAGCTATGGAGCAGcatgcagcggtaccactTCCCTGGGAAAATGATTCGGCTGTTAGAGGCATTcatgaacggggtgcagtgcaaggtgagagtgTCGAACTTGACGTCGGAATCGATCAAATCGCACAGGGTACACCCGACTCAAATGCGAAGCAGCAAGtattggattgagaatcaatgcgacgaagacgaagtacctgcttgtcggagactcagaccatctgggaagcagtgtattagttgacggcgacaatctCGAGGTAGTAAAAGAGTCTTTATATCTCGGAACGGTCGTTgcttcggacaacgacatcagcagcgaaatccggagagGCATTGTTCAGTAGAATCGTgcatactatgggcttcaccgattgctgag
The Anopheles arabiensis isolate DONGOLA chromosome X, AaraD3, whole genome shotgun sequence DNA segment above includes these coding regions:
- the LOC120905843 gene encoding polyadenylate-binding protein 3-like; the protein is MNAYFVSDFFCSASGKQKLNNIMHSYTGDQVRDRSASVVPLPEAFARNKRFCLFLGNISSFYDDRMLGMLLNLYGPFREMICSPPTFPGAVKSAIVVYDQPEPLENAARHLNGAWLAGTRMYAAASFTTTSRPILTSTELHVTNFSEWIDEEVLHELFGRIGRVMQIVMGRSVYGYREAYVSFRSAMDTEEAHLQLNGWDMGDGFALRVRHSYTVHGGAPVSPAEFQRLQTNRFLGGYVRVSGLGQSFGAVRLRELFGTYGLLRDVSVLRDQHREPLGWAILRYQSDKQALFVSRIMDNSVVDDSRLKVVKLSNQLLPFTDAVPIDLSTAFIPAVATSSAASSLFPRAWLGV
- the LOC120905855 gene encoding uncharacterized protein LOC120905855 produces the protein MNQASPDSFTLESSFRAATVTPHALYLTNISPAVTKNHLSNMLNRYGTILSILYPQDAHGNGLGMAKIEYGRRDQVNHAAGQLNGVWMLGCRMNASTSFNPSQKSEEAKMRAKPPPT